A window of the Parambassis ranga chromosome 17, fParRan2.1, whole genome shotgun sequence genome harbors these coding sequences:
- the chd8 gene encoding chromodomain-helicase-DNA-binding protein 8 isoform X3, which translates to MADPIMDLFEDTPLFNLDALPDDSFTQGSSDPVEEALKLALGQVDPPTEPETTPELTVTSSLGVPVAAPAIPDPAPVQVPTQQLVPVATAQTVSIAAAPNVIQVPAPAPADTVPHIQAQTTIPIASNTTVATSSTVLLSSPLTVSSSPVTTTAATQQLTQITHQLTPQQLAAITQQAGGKIVILKGPQGQAQVLQTVTGTTGQTGGKVIRVLSGTPLKPGMSILQGGTVLNQTSPGQTQVKVGAAGVQRLLQSPNGPVKQVLLTSMPQQVQQTQGQQVQVQIPAQAQITQGQTQVQVQPQAAQIQVQPQGQATQIQVQAQGQVQLQPAMQAQGGEAKRITLVLQQPSQAGSATAAGQAVTAQQQVTQVQQVQTAQGGQPQQQQAPARLVLGQLPGGKLVLQGSQLAALTQARAAGQAGGQPKVLTIQLQVQQQPNQQGGVKYQLVSGAGNAGSPQVLQISQGQGGQRVAVPLKMLLQPQTSSASSVGGTVSGVKILNASTAGPSTTTSPSQAIRITKAPGEPASVRRVEILCKQEKANRIVAEAIARAKARGEKNLPRVLNQDELPNTQTSPELGGTVTVVSAAKKKNSSGGSKKKSPVTGGAVPKTVAGADKKGKVKIAGGPTAVAGGTITPGAANKSKSKTKINTITLVGAKKRKRNASSDHSDGELSPASPAALEDDMITKRRSNRVVKRKKYTEDLDIKITDDEDEQEDVDVTTTSAAVPSISGGTAAQLKQELELDGDGQPSMQFFVENPSEEDAAIVDKVLSMRIIKKEVSPGQYTNAEEFFVKYKNYSYLHCEWASLNQLERDKRIHQKLKRFKTKHAQMRHLFQEDEEPFNPDYVEVDRILDVSHSVDKDNGEPVVYYLVKWCSLPYEDATWELKEDVDEGKVEEFSKIQNRQPRLKRAPRPPSSSWKKLEETREYKNGNILREYQLEGVNWLLFNWYNRQNCILADEMGLGKTIQSIALLSEIYTAGVQGPFLVIAPLSTITNWEREFSTWTHMNAIVYHGSLASRQMIQQYEMYCKDEKEHLIPGAYKFDALITTFEMVLSDCPELREISWRCVIIDEAHRLKNRNCKLLDSLKMLDLEHKVLLTGTPLQNTVEELFSLLHFLEPAQFPSETEFLRDFGDLKTEEQVQKLQAILKPMMLRRLKEDVEKNLAPKQETIIEVELTDVQKKYYRAILERNFSFLSLGASSNSNVPNLLNTMMELRKCCNHPYLINGAEEKIVAELRQVYDPLAPDFHLQALIRSAGKLVLLDKLLPRLKAGGHKVLIFSQMVRCLDILEDYLINKRYLYERIDGRVRGNLRQAAIDRFSKPDSDRFVFLLCTRAGGLGINLTAADTCVIFDSDWNPQNDLQAQARCHRIGQSKAVKVYRLITRNSYEREMLDKASLKLGLDRAVLQSMSGNKDSKDVNGIQQFSKKEIEDLLRKGAYAAIMDENDEGSRFCEEDIDQILQRRATTITIESEGKGSTFSKASFVASENRNDIALDDPEFWQKWAKKADIDMDSINRKNTLVIDTPRVRKQTRQYSSLRGEGGDLSDLDSDDEYPPANSRQSRASRRSDRHSGGGYGRTDCFRVEKHLLVYGWGRWRDILSHARCKRRLTERDVETICRVILVFCLLHYRGDENIKSFIWELITPPENGREPQTLLNHSGLSIPVPRGRKGKRVKAQSTFDVQKVEWIRKYNPDTLLLDDSYRKHLKHQCNKVLLRVRMLYYLKQEVIGEHADSVLKGADIRDLDIWMPEMEQQEVPAGWWDSEADRSLLAGVFKHGYEMYTTMRADPCLCFLERAGRPDDKAIDAEQHTGDTELGDDADYDKYSEDPEFKPASRHTKDLFEEPDSMNVDDEISVEDKAGPVVTESSVRESGAGDWPSSSSLTARLRRLITAYQRSYRQEQLKIEAEAKGDRRRRRCEQASKLKEIARQERQQRWTRREECDFYRVVSTFGVEKIKKEPGLPESGDPEFDWTRFRTFARLDKKTDESLSRYFRSFVAMCRRVCHLRPGREDPTEISQTVAPITEERASRTLYRISLLRRLRERVLPHPALEERLPLTPSSSELPAWWSIPEHDRQLMLGASLHGVSRTELSIFSDPQFTFSQSRDEFIQNQQAPPPPPPPPPPQAPPIMTLSQPKTEDDLPSVREQGADESARLLSGVIGADLQSTPLSHHDDKMRVQGWSFKKNRVKGERRKGDGVSDSDSDSDSGSSSSERSGSSDDSAESEEEVEGGMKSCDVDEDNSLLSMTTSQDGIAPPDPLRVDWPKDRVLINRLDSLCTLVLSGQWPSGRRYVSEAQLNPSSELVGEEMAYARMIRKPSSMPSAPGADGEDGEFTVKLLKEEGLKLTFSKQALMPNGSGGESSGRKKRKDQEFSDLDELNDSLERTPRRRDPPTWLKENPDYEVEGDMLELLVNRSKRKRRRRADKALTGSEKVKLINMRSGKKVGAAFCPTLQELREYLEENPDIAVAPEWSETVRTSGFLPETFFHRLLTEHSDIPKKSRRRHHHHHHHHHAPEPTPEDHNLDEVEEETLVSDGAYMMDEEDLETSHHFLTSTDFDVKIEGGDSLSQGDYDSSDQEALLDDVIMVQKDSDSSSSSED; encoded by the exons ATGGCAGATCCCATTATGGACCTCTTTGAGGACACACCTCTGTTTAACCTGGATGCCCTGCCTGATGATTCCTTCACTCAGGGCTCCTCAGACCCTGTGGAGGAAGCGCTCAAGCTGGCTTTGGGCCAGGTGGATCCCCCGACTGAGCCAGAGACCACTCCTGAGCTCACGGTCACTTCAAGCCTTGGTGTTCCTGTAGCAGCTCCTGCCATCCCAGACCCTGCCCCTGTTCAAGTCcccacacagcagctggtgCCAGTGGCAACTGCTCAGACTGTTTCCATAGCTGCAGCTCCCAATGTGATCCAGGTCCCTGCTCCTGCCCCTGCTGATACTGTACCTCACATACAGGCCCAGACCACCATACCCATTGCCAGCAACACCACTGTTGCCACCAGTAGCACTGTCCTGCTGAGCTCACCTCTGACTGTTTCCAGCTCCCCAGTTACTACCACTGCTGCTACGCAGCAGCTCACACAGATAACTCACCAGCTTACTCCCCAGCAGTTAGCTGCCATCACACAGCAGGCTGGTGGCAAAATTGTCATTCTCAAAGGTCCCCAGGGTCAAGCCCAGGTGCTGCAGACTGTAACAGGGACCACAGGCCAGACGGGCGGAAAGGTAATCCGTGTGTTGTCTGGGACTCCGCTCAAACCTGGAATGTCCATACTGCAGGGAGGAACAGTTTTGAATCAGACAAGTCCAGGACAAACTCAAGTCAAGGTGGGTGCTGCAGGGgtgcagaggctgctgcagtCTCCCAATGGGCCAGTGAAACAGGTGTTGCTCACTTCCATGCCCCAGCAGGTACAGCAGACGCAAGGCCAGCAAGTTCAAGTGCAGATTCCAGCCCAAGCACAGATCACCCAAGGCCAGACTCAAGTCCAGGTCCAGCCCCAGGCCGCCCAGATCCAGGTGCAACCTCAGGGCCAGGCAACTCAGATCCAAGTCCAGGCACAGGGCCAGGTACAACTTCAGCCAGCCATGCAGGCCCAG GGGGGTGAAGCAAAGCGTATCACCCTTGTTCTCCAGCAGCCCTCCCAGGCTGGGTCTGCTACGGCAGCGGGTCAAGCTGTGACAGCCCAGCAGCAGGTCACACAGGTCCAGCAGGTTCAGACGGCACAAGGAGGtcagccacagcagcaacaggcCCCAGCTAGACTAGTGCTGGGTCAGCTCCCCGGTGGCAAACTGGTCCTCCAAGGAAGTCAGCTAGCTGCCCTAACCCAGGCTCGGGCTGCGGGCCAGGCTGGAGGGCAACCCAAAGTCCTTacaattcagctgcaggtgcagcagcagcccaaCCAACAGGGAGGAGTAAAG TACCAGTTGGTTTCAGGAGCTGGCAATGCTGGCAGCCCACAGGTGTTGCAGATATCCCAGGGTCAAGGAGGACAGAGAGTGGCAGTTCCCCTCAAAATGCTTCTACAGCCACAG ACAAGCTCTGCCTCATCGGTTGGTGGCACAGTCTCTGGCGTGAAGATCCTCAATGCTTCCACAGCAGGCCCCTCTACTACAACCTCTCCCTCCCAGGCCATCCGCATCACCAAGGCCCCCGGTGAGCCTGCCTCTGTGCGACGTGTGGAGATTCTTTGTAAACAGGAGAAAGCAAATCGTATAGTGGCTGAAGCTATAGCACGGGCCAAAGCACGCGGAGAGAAAAACCTCCCCAGAGTCCTAAACCAGGACGAgcttccaaacacacagaccTCTCCAGAGTTGGGTGGCACTGTGACTGTGGTGTCGGctgctaagaaaaaaaacagtagtgGAGGAAGCAAAAAGAAAAGTCCGGTCACTGGAGGAGCAGTGCCCAAAACTGTAGCAGGGGCTGACAAAAAGGGTAAAGTAAAAATAGCAGGAGGACCCACAGCAGTGGCTGGCGGCACTATAACACCAGGGGCTGCGAACAAGAGCAAAAGCAAGACCAAGATAAA CACAATTACTCTTGTAggagcaaagaaaagaaagagaaacgcATCTTCTGACCACTCTGATGGGGAGCTTAGCCCTGCTTCACCTGCTGCACTGGAGGATGATATGATAACG AAGAGGCGCTCCAACCGTGTGGTGAAGCGGAAGAAGTACACAGAAGACCTGGATATCAAGATAACTGATGACGAGGACGAGCAGGAAGATGTTGACGTTACTACAACCTCAGCAGCTGTGCCCTCCATCAGTGGCgggacagcagcacagctgaaacAGGAACTGGAGCTGGACGGGGACGGACAGCCCAGTATGCAGTTCTTTGTG GAAAACCCAAGTGAGGAAGATGCTGCCATTGTGGACAAAGTGTTGTCTATGAGAATCATAAAGAAAGAA GTGTCTCCAGGCCAGTATACCAATGCTGAGGAATTCTTTGTAAAATACAAGAACTA TTCATACTTACACTGTGAGTGGGCCAGTTTGAACCAGCTGGAGAGAGACAAGAGGATCCATCAAAAGCTCAAGAGGTTCAAGACCAAGCATGCACAGATGAGGCACTTGTTCCAGGAG GATGAGGAGCCTTTTAATCCAGACTATGTGGAGGTGGACAGGATTCTGGATGTGTCCCACAGTGTAGACAAGGACAATGGCGAG CCTGTTGTCTACTACTTGGTGAAGTGGTGCTCTTTGCCATATGAAGATGCCACATGGGAACTAAAAGAAGACGTAGACGAGGGCAAAGTTGAAGAGTTCAGCAAAATCCAAAACCGACAACCTCGTCTGAAAAGAGCG CCGCGTCCTCCATCCAGTTCATGGAAGAAGTTGGAGGAGACCAGAGAGTACAAAAATGGCAACATTCTCAGAGAGTATCAGCTGGAGGGAGTCAACTGGCTGCTGTTCAACTGGTACAACAG gcaGAACTGTATCCTGGCAGATGAGATGGGTCTAGGGAAGACCATCCAGTCCATTGCGCTGCTGTCAGAAATATATACTGCTGGTGTTCAGGGCCCCTTCCTGGTAATTGCTCCCCTTTCCACCATCACCAACTGGGAGAGGGAGTTCTCCACATGGACACACATGAATGCCATTGTCTACCATGGCAGCCTGGCCAGCCGGCAGATGATCCAGCAGTATGAGATGTACTGCAAAGATGAGAAG GAGCATTTGATCCCAGGTGCGTACAAGTTTGATGCCCTCATCACAACCTTCGAGATGGTGTTATCTGACTGCCCAGAGCTGAGGGAGATCTCCTGGCGTTGCGTGATCATTGATGAGGCTCACCGCCTCAAAAATCGCAACTGCAAACTATTGGACAGCTTAAAGATGCTCGACCTG GAACATAAAGTGTTGTTGACCGGCACTCCTCTTCAAAACACTGTGGAGGAACTCTTCAGTCTGCTTCATTTTCTGGAGCCTGCTCAGTTCCCCTCTGAAACTGAATTTCTTAGAGACTTTGGAGACCTCAAAACAGAGGAGcag GTTCAGAAGTTGCAGGCAATCTTGAAACCCATGATGTTACGAAGGCTTAAGGAGGATGTTGAGAAGAACCTGGCACCCAAACAAGAGACCATCATTGAG GTTGAGTTGACAGATGTCCAGAAGAAATACTACCGGGCCATCCTGGAAAGGAACTTCAGTTTCCTCAGTTTAGGGGCAAGCAGTAACAGCAATGTCCCCAACTTGCTCAACACAATGATGGAGCTCCGCAAGTGTTGCAACCATCCCTACCTCATCAATG GTGCGGAGGAGAAGATCGTAGCGGAGTTGCGGCAGGTGTATGACCCCCTGGCCCCTGACTTCCATTTGCAGGCCCTTATTCGGTCGGCCGGCAAGCTGGTGCTACTGGACAAGCTGCTCCCTCGCCTCAAGGCTGGTGGCCACAAAGTGCTCATCTTCTCCCAGATGGTGCGCTGCTTAGACATTCTGGAGGACTACCTCATCAACAAAAG ATACCTTTATGAGCGAATTGATGGCAGAGTGCGTGGAAACTTACGACAGGCTGCCATTGATCGCTTCAGCAAGCCTGACTCAGACCGTTTTGTCTTCCTGCTGTGTACCCGTGCCGGTGGCCTGGGTATTAacctcactgctgctgacacCTGTGTTATATTTGACTCTGACTGGAACCCTCAAAATGACCTCCAG GCCCAGGCGAGATGTCATCGTATCGGCCAATCAAAGGCGGTCAAGGTCTACCGTCTCATCACCAGGAACTCCTATGAGAGGGAAATGCTGGATAAAGCTAGTTTGAAGCTCGGCCTGGATCGTGCTGTCTTACAAAGCATGAGTGGGAACAAAGACAGCAAAGACGTCAATGGG ATCCAGCAGTTCTCTAAGAAGGAGATTGAGGATCTGCTGAGGAAGGGAGCTTATGCTGCCATCATGGATGAGAATGATGAGGGCAGTCGGTTCTGTGAGGAGGACATTGACCAGATCCTTCAGCGAAGAGCCACTACTATCACCATTGAGAGTGAGGGCAAGGGATCCACGTTCTCTAAAGCCAGTTTTGTTGCCTCTGAGAACCGCAATGATATTGCCCTGGATGACCCTGAATTCTGGCAGAAGTGGGCCAAGAAAGCAGACATAGACATGGATTCCATCAATAGAAAG AATACTCTTGTCATTGACACTCCAAGAGTCCGCAAGCAGACCCGTCAATACTCCAGTTTAAGAGGTGAAGGTGGAGACCTGTCTGATCTAGACAGTGATGATGAGTATCCACCAGCCAATTCTAGGCAGTCGCGTGCCTCTCGACGCTCAGACCGCCATAGTGGAGGGGGTTATGGCCGCACCGACTGTTTCCGGGTGGAGAAACACCTGCTTGTCTATGG gTGGGGTCGCTGGAGGGATATCCTGTCTCATGCCAGATGTAAGCGGCGTCTGACTGAGCGTGACGTTGAGACGATCTGCCGTGTCATCTTGGTCTTTTGTCTGCTCCACTATCGAGGAGATGAAAACATTAAAAGTTTCATCTGGGAGCTCATCACACCACCGGAGAATGGGCGAGAGCCCCAAACACTGCTGAACCACTCTG GGTTGTCCATCCCGGTTCCAAGAGGCAGGAAGGGTAAGAGGGTAAAGGCTCAGAGTACATTCGATGTTCAGAAGGTGGAGTGGATCCGCAAGTACAATCCTGACACCCTGCTACTTGATGACAGCTACCGCAAGCACCTCAAGCACCAATGCAATAA GGTGTTGCTGAGGGTGCGCATGCTCTACTACCTGAAACAGGAGGTGATCGGTGAACATGCCGATTCTGTCCTGAAAGGAGCTGATATCAG GGATCTTGATATCTGGATGCCTGagatggagcagcaggaggtACCTGCAGGATGGTGGGACTCTGAGGCAGACCGCTCACTACTTGCTGGTGTATTCAAACATG GTTATGAGATGTACACCACCATGCGTGCTGATCCCTGCCTCTGCTTCCTGGAAAGAGCTGGCCGGCCTGATGACAAGGCCAttgatgcagagcagcacactGGAGACACTGAGCTGGGAGATGA tgctGACTATGATAAATACTCAGAGGATCCAGAGTTCAAGCCTGCGTCAAGACACACCAAAGACCTTTTTGAGGAG CCTGATTCTATGAACGTGGATGATGAGATCTCTGTGGAAGACAAGGCGGGACCAGTGGTCACAGAAAGTTCAGTTAGAGAGAGCGGCGCCGGCGACTGGCCCTCCAGCTCCTCGCTGACGGCACGGTTGCGGAGACTGATCACCGCTTACCAGCGGAGCTACAGACAGGAGCAGCTTAAGATTGAAGCTGAAGCAAAGGGTGACCGCAGGCGCAGGCGCTGTGAACAGGCCAGCAAGCTGAAAGAAATTGCACGGCAAGAGCGACAGCAAAg gTGGACACGCAGGGAAGAATGTGATTTTTACCGCGTGGTGTCAACTTTTGGGGTGGAGAAGATAAAAAAGGAGCCCGGTCTTCCTGAGAGCGGAGATCCTGAGTTTGACTGGACACGATTCCGCACCTTTGCACGTCTGGACAAAAAAACTGATGAGAGCCTCAGTCGGTACTTCCGCTCCTTTGTCGCCATGTGTCGCAGGGTGTGCCACCTCCGCCCGGGTCGTGAAG ATCCAACTGAGATTTCCCAGACTGTTGCCCCCATCACTGAGGAGCGTGCCTCACGTACTCTTTACCGTATCAGCCTTTTACGTCGCCTCCGTGAGCGAGTCCTCCCACACCCCGCCTTAGAAGAGCGCCTGCCCCTTACTCCATCCAGCTCCGAGCTACCTGCTTGGTGGAGTATCCCGGAACATGACCGCCAGCTAATGCTTGGTGCCTCACTACACGGTGTCAGCCGCACTGAGCTCTCCATCTTCTCAGACCCACAGTTCACTTTCAGTCAGTCCCGCGATGAGTTCATTCAGAACCAACAGGCgccaccccctccaccaccaccaccgccaccccAGGCACCGCCCATCATGACACTCAGCCAGCCAAAGACGGAGGATGACTTGCCTAGTGTAAGGGAACAGGGGGCTGATGAGAGCGCTCGTCTGCTTAGTGGTGTAATTGGTGCTGACCTGCAGAGCACACCCTTGAGTCACCATGATGACAAAATGCGAGTTCAGGGCTGGAGCTTCAAGAAAAACAGGGTGAAGGGAGAGCGAAGGAAGGGTGATGGAGTATCTGATTCGGATTCAGACTCGGATTCAGGCTCATCGTCCTCAGAGCGATCAGGCAGCAGTGATGACAGTGCAGaaagtgaggaggaggtggaaggag GCATGAAGTCGTGTGACGTGGATGAAGATAACAGTTTACTCTCCATGACTACATCTCAGGATGGCATTGCCCCTCCTGATCCTCTCAGAGTGGACTGGCCCAAG GACCGTGTGTTGATCAACCGCCTGGACAGTTTGTGTACGCTCGTGCTGAGTGGTCAGTGGCCCTCAGGGCGACGCTACGTGTCTGAGGCTCAGCTTAACCCAAGCTCAGAACTGGTGGGAGAAGAGATGGCTTATGCAAGAATGATCCGCAAACCCAGCAGCATGCCGAGTGCTCCTGGGGCAGATGGAGAAGATGGAGAGTTTACTGTAAAACTCCTTaag GAGGAGGGCCTGAAGCTAACTTTCTCTAAGCAAGCCTTGATGCCCAACGGGTCAGGTGGAGAGAGCAGTGGCCGCAAGAAACGCAAGGACCAAGAG TTTTCGGACCTAGATGAACTTAATGATTCTTTGGAGCGTACTCCTCGACGCAGAGACCCTCCTACATGGCTCAAGGAGAACCCAGATTATGAGGTGGAGGGAGACATGCTGGAG TTACTTGTTAACAGgagcaagaggaagaggagacggaGGGCAGATAAAGCCCTGACAGGCAGTGAGAAGGTCAAACTCATCAATATGAGGAGTGGAAAGAAG GTTGGAGCTGCTTTCTGTCCAACACTGCAAGAACTAAGGGAGTATC